In the genome of Selenomonadales bacterium, the window TGGAGTCGGAGAGTGCAGCCGGCAGGATATTAGCTTCGGGTATCAGTGCATACGGTGATGTACATGTGATGCGTGATTCGTTCGAGGATAGGACGTCGCTTGAGGCGGCGAGATTGAAGAAGAATCTCGGTTATCTCGATACGGTCGTGACGATGGCTCCTCTTCTCGGACTTCTCGGTACGGTCGTCGGTATGATCGGATCGTTCAATATTCTTGATGCGGCGGCACATCCGACGGCTCTTACAGGCGGTATCGGAGAAGCGCTTATCGCAACGGCGAGCGGTCTTTGTGTAGCAGTGCTTGCACTGTGTGTACACAGCTATTTTGCGCGTCGGCTGGATAATGTGTTGACGGAGATGGAGACGATGTGTATGTTTGTCATCGACAGGGCAAAAGGAGAAGTACGATGAAAGCAAGAAGTGCGCGGATCACATCCGAACCGAAGCTGATGATCATACCGCTTATCGATATTATGTTTTTCTTATTGGTGTTTTTTATCTTCAGTACGCTCCAGATGGTGGAGCAGAAGTCGCTTCCTGTTCAGCTTCCGCAGGCCGCGGCGGCGCATCAGGAGGAGGTCGTTCCGATCTCTGTCACGCTCGATAAGGACGGCAAGATA includes:
- a CDS encoding biopolymer transporter ExbD, which encodes MKARSARITSEPKLMIIPLIDIMFFLLVFFIFSTLQMVEQKSLPVQLPQAAAAHQEEVVPISVTLDKDGKILLENEPITIEELGGQLYVKLADRPDVPVILRADRSVEHGHVVEVMDELKAIGVTKLSIAAEAKRR
- a CDS encoding MotA/TolQ/ExbB proton channel family protein encodes the protein MEGYGILDWFVKGGIVMYPLLFCSLLVVAIAVERFCYYQKDAKEGRRVCHEMMKYVDRKEWKKAGEICMESESAAGRILASGISAYGDVHVMRDSFEDRTSLEAARLKKNLGYLDTVVTMAPLLGLLGTVVGMIGSFNILDAAAHPTALTGGIGEALIATASGLCVAVLALCVHSYFARRLDNVLTEMETMCMFVIDRAKGEVR